TTTCTACGTGCTCACGCACGGCGACGGCGGCGAATGCACCCTCCCCGAGGACTGCCACCCGGACCTGGGATCGGTGCGCGGCGAGGAACTGAAAAAAGTGGCCGCGCTCTACGGCGCCACGCTCGAGCACGAATACTACTGGAACGCTCCGCTGCCGGTGGAATCCTTCCCCAAACGGCATGAAATCGCGCATAAATGGGTCAAGGAAAACGGCGACCCGACACCCAAGATCGCCAAGACGATTCGCGCATTCAAGCCGGACATCTTGCTGACGTTCGATCCGAAACACGGTTTTACCGGCCATCCCGAGCACCAATTGGCGTCGCGCTTCGCCACGGCGGCCGTGCGACTGGCCGCGGAGAAACAAGCCGCGCTGGACGGCGAACCGTTTCACGTGGCCAACGTTTACTACGGTTTGAATCGCTATGGGATCGCACGCCTGGCCGGCGTCGCCGACCCGTTCCCAGCCACCGACGTTTTCTACGGCCGGCAACCATGCATCGGCGGCAAGAATTGCCTGGAAGTCATGGGCGAGTTCACCAAACCGCATCGCACCCAGCGCAACGACATGGGCACCGCGCGCCTGCTGACCCGCTTCCTGATCAACGCCTATCTCTACCGGGTCGACCCGTTCGTGGAAATCTACGACCCGTTCGAGCCGACGGACAAAGTCGGTATGGGGTAGAGGGAATGGCGAATGCGGAATGTAAGAGCGGCTTAGCAGCCGGCCCAGTCAAGACATCGGTAACGGATTTGCGTGACCGAACCAAGTTGTTCTCGCTGCAAATCGTCCGTTTGGTCGAAAGTCTTCCGAAAAATCAAATCACCGACGTAATCAGCCGACAATTGCTGCGCGCCGGAACTTCGGTTGGAGCCAACTACCGCGCGGTTTGTCGCGCCAAATCAAAGTAAGATTTCATCACGAAGCTGGCGATCGTGGAAGAAGAATGCGAGGAAACCATTTTCTGGATGGAATTATTGATCGAAAGCGGCATGGTTCCACATTCGCAGCTCGGCGAACTTACCGAGGAAGCGACCGAATTGCCGCGGATTTTTGTTGCTTCCGCAAAAACTGCAAAGTCGCGAATTTAATTCCGTTGAGTTAATTCTATTCCCCGTTCGTCATTCGCCATTATTCCTTGCGGTATGAGCGGTATCGCGGCTGCTAAGCCGCTCTTACATTCCGCATTCGCCATTCCCCATTCGAGATTCCCCATTCGGCATTCGCCATTCCCCATTATTACCTCACTGCCGTGAACACGTACGGCGCCTGCACCTCGGCCGTGCGGCCGAGCGGCGCGGGCGTGCGGATGCCTTGCAGCACCCGGGCCACGCAGGCGGCGACCTCGGCGTTGCCCATCGTGTCGCGCGTCACCACGGCCGATTGCACCTCCCCCGCCGCGCCGAATTGCAGCCGCAGAACGATCGTCCCGGACAAGTCGCCGTGCAGCTTCAACACCTGTTCGTAGCAATTCTTGACCGCCGGCATCCGGGCGCGCAGCGTGTGGCGGATTTGCCGGTCGACATCGGCGTCGCCGGTCGCCACCTCCGGCGGCTGCACCCGGGAAATCACCTTGTGAATCTCGCGTTCGGCCAAGGGCACCGATCCCGGATTCGGCAGCAGATTCTGTACCGTGGTCGCGACCGCCAGCGGCCCTTCGCCGCCGCCGAGCGGCTGGCGCCCGTCGCGCGAAGCGATCCGCACGCCGCCGGCCGGCAGGTTCGACAGATCGTTGGAGCCGTGGATTTTTTCGAACCAGTCGCCGCTTTTGTCCTCGCGGGTCAACAGTTCGATCAATCCCTGATTGCGGTTGAGCAGCTCGACCAGGTTGCCGCCGGGGCCTTTCGCGGCCGCCGGTCCGCCTTGCCCGCCGCCCGGGGCGCCCGGCTGCCCGCGGTCGCCGAGGTCGGTCCGATTCACGGCCTCGACCACGCGCGGCGGAATGATGTCATCCGTAAAATCGTTGGGGATCTCGATCAGGTTCGGCACCTCGATTTTGCCGATCGTCAGATTCAACTGCTCCTCGATCGGCAACACGCGAAAGACCTGCCAAAGCGCGAGGTGGACGATGAAGGAAGCCAGCAGGCAGAGCAGCAGTTTGCGATCGTAGTAGTATTCCCAATCGATGCAAAGAATGTCCGCTCGGAAATCCGACCAGGTGTACTTCGGCATGCTCGACCTCCCGGCAAAGGGTGCAACCATCCCGCCGAGCGGCACCGCGGCCGGAGGCCGCCTGGCGTCCGCCAACGCCGACACCGAGAGCCGCCCTCGATTACTTGGGACAGCGCTCGGTTGAAGAAAGTTGCCGACCGGGAAAAAATTAACGATGTCCGAAGGCGGATTCCAACAGGCGGCGCACCTCGGCCGGTTCGATCTTGGGCCGGCGGTCGAAGGTGAACAGGCCGTTCTCCTCCTGGGCCACGTCGCAAAACTGCGTATAGGCGAAACCCTGCAAGTGCTCGTGCTCGGCCAGCAGATCGAACGTCTGGCGCAGACCGTCCGCCAGGCTGAGCGAGCGATCGCCGTAATGCTTGAAACCGTGCCCGCCGCATTCGCTGATCACCACCGGCTGGCCCTGATAGGATGATGGGTCGAGCAGCGGGCTTTTGTACACGCGCCGCGGCAGGGCCACGTAGAGATTCCGCCAGTGCCGATAGGGCAATTGGGCGGGATCGGCCAGGCGGCGGTAGAAATCGCGGATCCGCTCGGCGCCCGCCAGATAGTGGTGGACGTCCAGGATGTCCGTCGCGAGGTGCTCGTAACCCGAATTGTCGATGACCGGCCGCGACGGATCGAGCCGGCGGGTCAGGGCGATCATTTCGCGCAGCCAATCGCGGGTTTTTTCGCTCCAGAGCAGGTCGAAAATTCCCCAGGTTTCGTTGAAGAGCAGCCAGAGCATGACGGCCGGATGGCCCAGATCGCGGTCGATCGCCTCGCGCAGCAGCGCCTCGAAGGCGGCGCGATCGACGAGCGAAAAAACGAAGGCGCTGGGCATTTCGTCCCAGACCACGAGGCCCAGCCGGTCGCACCAGTAAAGCAGGCACGGATCGGCCAGGGTCTGGTGCAAGCGCAGGCCGTTGAAGCCGCAGGCCTTGATCAGCTCGACATCGCGCCGGTAGGTCTCGTCATCGACCGCCGTCACCCAGCCTTCGGGGTAATAGGCCTGATACAAGACCAATTTCTGATAAAACGGCTGGCCGTTGAGCAGCACCTTGCCGTCGGCGACGCGGAACGACCGCAAGCCGGCGTAGCCTTCAGCCTCGTCGACCACCTGCTCGTTTTGCCGAATCGTATAGCGGACCGTGTACAGATTCGGCTCGTCCGGCGACCAGCGAGCCACCCGGCGCGGATGAACCGGCACGGCCATCCGCTCGCCGTCGATTTCGGCGTGAACCTCGGTATCCGCCTCCCCGTCCGGGTGAATCAGTTTGATGCCGACCTCGCCACCGACCGGCTCGTGGATGCGCAGGTGAAAAACGAAGGACTTGGCCGACACATCAGGCACGGCGTGCGCGCCGATCAAATGCATCGGACCCCGGGTTTCCAGCCAGACCGGCTGCCAGATGCCCGAAAACGTTTGATAAAAGACCGTGTATTCGACCGGCAGGTGCGTCTGCTTACCGCGCGGCAGGCTACCGTCGCGCGTTTCCTGCACGTGTAGGCAAAACGAGTTGTCGCCGTCGCGCAGGAACGGATCGACGCGCCAGGCCATCGGCGTGAAGCCACCGGCGTGCTCGCCGACCTTGATGCCGTTGACGTAGCCGGTGCACTGATAATCGGCCGCGCCGATCCGCAGGTGGATTTGCCGGCCGCGCCATTCGTCCGGAATGCGCACCGTGCGGCGATACCAGAAGTGCAGCGCGCGGGTTTTGCGCCCCTGCCCGCTCGCTTTGGATTCGACGCAAAACGGCACGACGATCCGCTCGGGCAACGCGGCCTTTTGTTGCCATTTTTCGGCGACGCCCCGGCCGGCGGAGTCCGCGGCGAATTCCCACTCGCCGTTGAGCGACAGCCAGTCGCGGCGGGACAACAATGGATCGGGATATTCGGGACGGATCATGGCCGCGCTCCTTGCCTGGATGGTATAAATTTTAACATTTCTTTCGAATCTTCAAGAAAAAAAGCGGGGCAGGTGAAAAAAACCGTTTCCGGATCGGGAACCCGTCACTCCAACGTCAGATCGATGCGCCTCGGAGCGCTGGTTTCCAGGCAGACATCCCGCAGAATCAGGTACAGGTTTTCGGTGATTCCCATCGCGATGTACTCGAGAATTTCCGGGTCGAATTCGATGTCGTAGGCGCCGTCGGCGGCGCTGGAACAGCCGATGCCGAGCAACGTCTCCTCGCCGGAGTGAAAATAGGTGTCGCCGTCACCCTTGATCAGGTATTCGCCCATATTCAGATTGCAATCCTCGTCGGCGTACTCGACCCGCAAAACCACCGCGTCATCCTCCGAGACCGAGCCCGGCAACTCGATCGGCTCACCGTTGACCAGCACCGACAAATCCAATAACTCGGGCGCGTGGTTCGCCGTGCAATCGGGATCCTCCAACTCGATATCCAGGTTCAGCGGGACCGAATCGCTTTCATCGAAACAAGCATCGTTCAGGACGACGACCGCCTGATCGGCCTCGGCAAGGATATAATGGAGTTCCGTGGGATCGACGAAAAAGCGTAGCGGCTCGCCGGCGGCCTCGCTGGAGCAATCGGCGGCGGCGATTTTTTCCAAGACGATCGTTTCGCTGCCGTCCGGAGCCGACATATTAATGGCGACCGTCCCGCCGTTGAGATTGCAGTCGACGTCGGCATACTCGATTTCGAATTCCAGGTTGTCCTGCGTGGTCAGTGAGACGGGCGGCTCGGCGTATTGCCCGTTGACCCGATACCGCAACGAAAGCAGGTCCGGCGGCGTATTGCCGGCGCATTCGGGGTCGGCCGAGTCATCGTCATCTAGTAAATCATCGTCGTTATCTCCTTCGGTGTCGTCATCGACGGTGTCGTCGTCGCCCGCGCTGTCTTCATCGTCGTCGTCGCCGGAACAAGCATGAATCGCGAGTAACCATCCAATCAACAAAAAAGCGCTGAAAATTATTCGTTTCGGCAAGATTCACTCCTCGGATTAAATCGTGAATTCGTCACCCGAACCGCCCCCGGCTATTGGCCAATCAACGGAATCGGCAACTCGTTGCTCGTGTCGCCGCAATCGTCCTGGATGCCCAGGAAGAATGGTTGTCCGTAACTCGGATCGAAAAATTTCCCCCGGAAAATCAAATCGAAGGGGCCGTCCGCCTCACTGGAGCAACCGATACCCAGAATCGTGCTTTGCACGTCGTAATGAATTCCATCATCGGCCACGAGGTAATAGGTTCCACCGTCGAGGTTGCATTCGTTATCGGCATATTCGATGCGAACGACGACTTCATCGTCCATCCCCACGGTCCCCGGGAGTTCGATCGTTTCGCCGCCAACCAGGACGGTAAAGGCGATCAATTCCGGAGCCGTATTGGCGGAACAATCCGTTTCCTGATATTCCACCTGGATTTCCAGAGTGACCGGTTCGCTGGAGTCGCCACAAACGTCGACGAGCTTGAGTTCGGCCGACTCCGCGCCATCCAAGATGGCTTCAATCATTCCCGGATCGACCGCAAAGCGGGCCGGGCCGCCGTTTTCCTCGCTGGAACAGCCAAGGCCGCTGAAATGTTTTAGCGACTCATCGTTGCCGTTCTCGGCTTCGATCAGCAGTCCGCCGCCGTCCAGATTGCAGTCCGCATCGTCGTATTCCAAACCGAATTCCAGTTGGTCGAGCGTGGTGATCGAAATCGGCGGTTGCGCCGGTTGTCCGTTCACCCAAATTTGCAGCCCCAAAAATTCCGGCGCCGCGTTCCCGGCGCATTCCGGGTCCTCGCCGGTGTCGTCACCGCCGGCATCGTCATCCTCCGGTTCGTCGTTTTCGTCATCGTCCCCGCTGTCGGCGGCGTCATCGTCATCATCGTCGGCGCAGGAATAAAAACAGAGGACCAGGCCCAATAACACCAACACGCTGAAAATGGCTTCGGCTTTCATCGCTCGCCATCCTCCTTTTTCAACACCGCACCGGATCAACGACGCCGTCAACACCCGCAACCGTGGTTGTCGTCGCTGTCGTCGTCCATTGCTGCGGAGCGGTCGTCATCGGCATCATCGTCCGATTGGTCGTCGTCGCTTGGATCGCTGTCATCATTGTTGTCGTCGTTGTCGTCGTTGTCGTCGTCATCGCCGGCGGTATCGTCATCCAGGTCCTCGTACTCGACCTCGGCGCGGACCATCAAGACGCCGCTCTTGCCGATCCGGGCGTAGTTCACCCATTCATCATGGTAATAGTACCAGGTGTGATCGACCGGAGCGGCGTCCTGGTCGAAACAGATGTACGGCGACCGGACCGGATAATTGAACTCGAAGCCGACGAACCATTCGCCGCTTTGAATCGGCTCCTGGAACGCGGCGATCGCGGACAAATCGAGCGAGCCCCAAGTGCGCGTCGCGCCGGCCGGAACGCGGTTTTGGCGATAAACCGGTTGGGGTACGCCCTGATCGTCGTTGAAAATGGACGGAACGCCGTCGGCCTTGCCGTCATGATAAATCACCACGTCCACCTGCGAATTGCCGCCGACGGCGTCTTCCACCAGCCAGGAAACGCTTTTCAGGCGGACGGGATAACGAACCGGCGTCAAGGCTTGGACGAAGGGCAGATCCTTTACAACCATCATGGTGCCGGTGTCGCATTCGCCGTCGTCGTAAGCGATGTTCGGGCTGGGCTTGAGAGTGCCGTCGTGCGTTACGGGGAAAGAAACCACGCTGACCTGCGAGCAGAAAATCTCGTCGCGGCAAAAGCCGCCGAAAACGAAAAATCGGCCCTGGTCGTCAAAAGCGCCGGCGGTCGGCCCAAGCGGCTGGGGCAATAACTGATCGAGGAATTGAAAGGCTTCCTTGCCGTCCAGTTTCCGATAGATTGCCGTATTGTGGGGAGCGATATCGCCAACACCGCCGAATTGCCAACCGCCGGCGATCACTTCGGTCTTGCCGTAAATGCCGTACGCCGAATCCATCCGCCCCGCCGGCAGATATTCCGGCGCGGACCACTCGTTCGCCTCGATATCATAAATGACGAGCGATTCGCTGCCGATCACCCGCAGGGTGTCATGATCATAGACGGCGCGGAGATATTCCGGGAAATTGGGATAATTCGCCGCTTCGCCGCGCACCCATTCGTCCGCTTCGACATCGAAATAAAACACTTCCTGGGAGGGCGTGTAGTTGTCGTTGTCCGCCCCGCCGATTACATAGACCCGCCCCCGCTCCGGATCGCAAACGGCCGTCGTGGCCATGAGGCCGCCGCTGGGATCGCCCACCTCCGGCCCGAACGACCAGGAGTCGCCGGGGATATCGTAGATTTGCAAATAGTCGGTGCCCCAGTTGAAATCCGCCGTGCCGCCGACCAGGTAAAGGCGATCGTTCAGCAGGCAGGAACCGCCAACCGCCGTCGGCACTGCCGGTTGCGCCAGGCCATCGTTGTAGGCGTCGGCATCCGGATCGTAGGTTCCGAGGCCGTAGATTGTGTTTTCGTCGTACCCGCCGATCAGATAGAAAATCCGCCGGTTCGGATCCCAGATGATGTTGCTCAGAATGCGCGGCGGAGACAAGGAATTGACTTGATCCCAGACCAGGCGCGCCAGGAATTCCAGTTGGTCGACGGTCGAACCGGCCGTGGCGGTCACGGTAATGATGTCGTTGCCGGGCGGCGTCGCCGTGGGCAAGGCGACCTCGAATTCCACGCTGAGATATTCGGCGCCGGGCACCGCGACGGTTGACGGGCCGTCGATTTCCCAATTTTGCAGGTCGGAATAGTCGAGGGAAACGTTCAGGTTTTCGGTGGTTCCGTTGAACACCTTCATCTCGAAGACGATTTTCCGCCCGGCGCCGGCGGCGCGTTCGGTTGTCGAGGAAGAAATGTGCATCGTCGACAACCGTTTTTGCGGTGATGCCGCGTTCGCGGGCCCGATCGAACAGGTCAGCGCAAAAAGGAATGAAAAGGCGACAAAAACCCATCGCTTCATGACAGTGCTCCAAAGACGGTCGGGCCACTCATCGCTATTATATGATGTCAATTTGCAATGTTCGTGCCCATTATCACTTAACCAAGATTTTTCCTCGCGCAACAAAAAACACCAATAAAACAAGCGAATTATCGTCGTTATCCGGCCAAACGACCGGCCGGCGTCCCGCGGGAGCCGGGGAAAATTCCATGGTATTCCGCCGCTCGCCTCAGGTTTTTGAGGAAAAAAGACGACGCACGCCTTGCCTTTCTTCGCTGGTATTCGATACGTTGGCGGCATGGATCACGATTCGTCATTCAAGAATTTCAATCGGACCGATTGGTGGCTGTTGGGCCTGTTCGTTTTGTTGAAAATCCTGATCCATCTGCTGACCGACACCCACGGCGCCTACGGTTATTTCCGCGACGAGTTGTATTACCTCGATTGCGCCCGTCACCTTGATTGGGGCTACGTGGATCAGCCGCCGCTGTCGATTCTGATCCTGGCGGTCACCCGCGCGCTTTTCGGGACCTCTCTGTTGGCGATTCGCTTGCCCGTCATGTTGATCGGCGCGGCGACCGTCGTATTGACCGGCCTTCTAGCCGGCGAAATGGGCGGCGGACGGTTCGCGCGGTGCCTGGCTTGTCTGGCGGTCCTGACCGCCCCGATCTTCCTGGCGATGGGCAGTTTCTTCTCGATGAACGCGTTCGACCAATTTTTCTGGGTTTCGGCCGGTTACGTGCTCGTTCGCTTGATCAAAACGGAGAACCCGCGACTCTGGCTTTGGTTCGGCCTGATCGCGGGCCTGGGCTTGGAAAACAAGACCAGCATCGGCTTTTTCGGGGTGTCACTGGTCGCGGCCATGGCGGCCACGCCGTTGCGTCGGCACTTTCGCTTTTGGCAATTTTGGGCCGGCGGCTCGATCGCCGCGCTACTCTTGCTGCCCCATCTGCTCTGGCAAATCCACCACGACTGGCCGACGCTCGAATTCATGCGCAATGCCAGCCTGTATAAAAACATGCCGACCACCCTGCTTTCGTTCTTCACGGGCCAACTCCTGATGATCGGTCCGCTCAACACCCCCGTCTGGCTGGCGGGTTTGCTTTCCCTTTTCCTGGCCCGGGATGGACGGCGCTACGCGGTGTTCGGCATCGTCTACCTTCTGTTGTTCGTCACCTTCCATTTGACCAACGGCAAGGTCTATTACCTTTCGCCCGCCTACCCGCTGCTGCTGGCGCCCGGCGCGGTCTGGCTGGAAAAAGCCCTCGCCCGGCGGCGTTGGGCGCAGGCGGCCGCCGTCGGTTTGCTGGCGGTTGGCGGAATGGCGGTGGCTCCCCTGGCGATTCCGGTCCTTGCCCCGGAGCCCTTTTTGCGTTACCAGGATGCCTTGGGCATGCGCGCCCCCCAACAGGAACGGGCGCACAGCGGTGCATTGCCGCAACATCTGGGCGACCGCCTGGGCTGGGAGGAATTCGTCGCCCTGGTGGCGGACGCCTATGCCAGGCTCGAGCCGGCCGACCGGGCGAAGTGCGCCGTTCTCGTCAGCAATTACGGCGAGGCCGGCGCGATCAATCAGCTTGGGGCCCGCTACGGGTTGCCGCGCGCCATCTCCGGTTACATGAACTATTACCTCTGGGGCCCGGGCGACGCGACCGGCGAGGTGCTGCTGGCTTACTGGCCACGGAAAGAAGACCTAGTGCCCCTCTTCGACCGCGTCGACGAGGTGGCACGATTCCATCACCCGTACGTCATGGCGCGCCAGAACGACCGGCCGCTGTTTTTATGCCGCGGGCTCAAGATACCGTTGGCCGAGGCGTGGAAGCTCATTAAAACCTATTATTGACCGGCTATTTTCCCGGCCGGCGACCCTCGCTAAACTGAATCGAATTTTCCGGGAGCAACGAAATGCGCATCCTGATGGTCTACCCGAATCGCAATCGCTACCTCTGCCCGGCGCCGGTCGGCGCGCTCCTGGTGACCGAACGGCTCCGTCACGACGGACACGACGTCCGGTTTCTGGATCTGATGCACGTCCGCGACCCGCAAGTTTCGTTGCGCGCGGCGCTGGCGGAGCACCGGCCCGAACTGATCGGCTTTTCCATTCGTAACGTCGATAATCAGACGATGGGGGATCTCGATCGGCCGCTCGACGAGGCCGCCGAACTGGCCGCGCTGGTCAAGCGGGAAAGCGCGGCGCCGCTGTTGCTCGGCGGCACCGCGGTGACCACCTTCCCCGCCCAAATACGCGCCAAGCTCGGCGCCGATTACGCCATGGCCGGGGACGACGCGGACGCGGTCGCCCGCTTCGTCGCCTCGCTGGCGAATGGCTCTCCCGATCCGGAGGCGCCCGGCTTGACCGCGCGACTCGACGCTCGAACGATCCAAAACCCGCCGTCCATTCGGGGTTATCAAAAACAACGCTTCACCGGTTACGCCGACCTCGACCTGAAAACCTACCGAAAAAGGGGGTATTACGACTGCGGCGTCGTCACCCATTCCGGCTGCCCGCTGGGGTGTTCGTTCTGCGACGCCCATCGCACCTTCGGCCGCGAATACGTCCTGCGCGATCCGCAGACGGTGATCGAGGAACTGACCGAACTCTCCCGGCTGCGCGGCGCGCGCTCGGTCTGGCTGATCAACTCCGGCATCAACCGGCCGCTGGCGTACGGCAAGGAAATCCTGGCGCGGATCGCCGAAGCGCGGTTGAAGCTGGTTCTTAGTTGCATCGTCGAGCCGGGCGAGTTCGACGCCGAACTGGCCCGCCTGCTGCGCCGCGCCGGTTGCACCAGCGCGATGATTTTCGGTTCCACGCTGTCGGACCCGGTGCTCGAGCGCAATCAGCCCTTCTACCGCGCGAAGGACGTGGTGGAAATCGCCACCCATCTGCGCGACGCCAAGGTGCCGTACTTTCTCGGCCAGATGTACGGCGCTCCCGGCGAGACCATCGCCGGCGTGCGCGCTTCCCTCGAACTCGCCTATCGCTTGAAGCCGGCGATGATCATCACCGGCTTCGGTTTGCGCGTGCAGTGGGACACACCGCTCCGGGAGGTCGCCGTGCGAGAGGGAGTGATCGCGGCGGATGACGATTGCTTCGTCGCGCGCTTCTATACTTCGCCGGAAACGCCGCCGGCCGAGGCGCAGGCTTGCCTGAAAGCCTTCCGCCGCCGTCACCCGTGGCAGATGGCGCGTTTCGCGGCGTTCATCGGCCAAAGCATCGCCGATCAGTTCTTCCGCTGACCGGGACGCCGACCGCGCCTTTTTTCAGGAAGTCGTCGATCGATGGAAACACGGCTGCGACAGCGGCGTGCCCCAGGGAGGGTACTTCATCCGGTCGGGCCGCAGATCACGCGCCGGATGCAGTTCTTCCGCCCGCTTGACCAATTCCGGCGGCGGCGTTCCGCCGGGAACGCAGTGGCTGTAAGTGTCGCAGATCAGCCGCAGCAGTTCGTCCGACCAGTACACCCGGTTGGCGGTGTACTCGTAGACGAAGGTTTCGTGGGTGAAGAGGCCGGCCCAGGCGATGCCGAAGTAGTCGCCGAAGGTCTTCTCGCGGCGGCGGAAATCGCCTGGCGCGCACTGGCGCGTCCGGTGGATGTTCGGCCACGGGTCGCCGCCGCCCGGCGGCATCCAGCGCTCGTCGCGGGGCGCGAAGCTCGTGAAGGAATCGAGCCAATCAACCAGGATTTCGAGCAACCGGTTCCACCGCCGGGTGATCGCCTCCCATAAGACGATGCCCGGTTCCGCTTCCCAGTCGATTCGCGTCCGGCCCATTTCGAACTCGATGGTCAACGGCTGGCCGAAGGGAGCCGCCGCGGCCAGCCGTTCGAACAACGCCAGTTTCCGTTCGGCCTTTTCCACGTGCCGCGGCAGCCACAACCGGCGCGCGTATTCCAACTCCTGTTCCAGCGCGTCGCGCATCACCGGCGCCGCGCCCTGCAGCGCCCGCGATAACCCGGCCTCCTCGACAAGCCGTAAATAGACCGGATAGGTGACCCCCGAACGCCCCAGCGCGACCATCTGTTCGAGGACCGGAATCAGTTTTGTTCCAGCCTCGCCCGCCTGGCCGGCGCGGTAACTTTGCAACGTCTGTTCGTAAGCCGAAACCGTTTGCGCCAGCATTTCCTCGTCGCTGGGTTGCGCGGCCGAGCCGGCCTGCGCGGCCTTCGACAACAGGCGGCCGTAGGCGTCGCTGAATTTCTGAAACAGTTGTTCCTGCATCAGGCGCCCGCTGTAGGCGGCGAAATCGCTCATCTCCTCGGCGTAACGTTCCATCGTTTCGAGGCATTCGCGCATCCGGTCGAACTCCTCGCCGGAGAGTTTTTTCGCTTCGCAATCGCGGAACATGTCGCGAAAGGTATTGAGCATCGAATCGCGGTACATTTTTTCGATCGGCATCATTCTTCTCCGACGTACTGGCGGTATTCGGCGATGCGCCGGCGCAGGTGCTCGTCGGCGACGGGGATCAAGCGGCGGTGGCGCTCCTCCCACAATAGATCCCAGTTCGGGCAGTAGTTCGGGTCGAACTTCCGCGCCTCGGCCAGGGTGTTCTCCCGCCACAGCTTTTTACCTTCGAGATTCTGCTCGGCGATCCAGCCGTCGCGTTCGGCGCGCCAGGCAGCCGGCACTTCGGCCGCGGCCCAGACCTCCAGGTTTTCGAGCACGGTCCAACCGGGCCAGAACGTGTTGCGCAGCAGTTCGTCCATGCTGATCGGAATGTTCCAACGGGTTTGAATATCGGAAGCCATGGAGTTGAGTTCGTTGACGTCGGTGAATTCTTTTGCGTCGAGCGCCGCCAGGATTTCCTGAAACGGCTTGGCGCGGACCGGCTCCTTGATGCTCAGGTACAAATCCGCCCAGGCCTTCGAGGTGTCGTACACGTAAGCGACGGCGCAGTTGACGTGCAGGTGCTCGCCGAGCACGCGCTTGCCGAAGGCTGCGAGGTCGACGGCGTCGCGGATGGCCTCGAACATGGCGCGTTCGGCGGCCTCGCTGCGCGGAAAGAGCGGGTTGCCCTCGAACTTCTGCAACCGCACGCGATAGTATTCGAGGTATTCCTGGTGGCGCTGGTCCATGGCAGTCGATCCTTTGTGCGTATGGAACGGAAGGAGGCAAACCGAACGCCGGCGCCGCGGGACCGTTTCCGGCCCCGCGGCCGGCGCTATCGTCTTCGTTTAATCCGCGATCTTCACGATGATCAACATCTGTTCGCCGTTGTCGGCGACGTAAGCGTATTTGCCCATTACCCAAACGCCGTGCGGCGCCGAGCCCATGTCGACCTGCAAGTCGAGGGCGTCGCCGATCTGCGTCAACGATGCGGGGTCGGAGGCGTCAACGAGCACCAGCCCGCCCCACGATTCGGCCGCCGCCAGCACTTTCGTGTAGGCAGTGCCCAGGATGGTCAGGGGACCGGCGTTGAAACTACCGTAGAAGCCGTCCGCCAACTGCAACACCGAAAGCTCGGCCATCGCCGACGGATCGGTGATGTCGACCGCGATCAGGCCGG
The sequence above is a segment of the Myxococcales bacterium genome. Coding sequences within it:
- a CDS encoding AgmX/PglI C-terminal domain-containing protein, with translation MPKYTWSDFRADILCIDWEYYYDRKLLLCLLASFIVHLALWQVFRVLPIEEQLNLTIGKIEVPNLIEIPNDFTDDIIPPRVVEAVNRTDLGDRGQPGAPGGGQGGPAAAKGPGGNLVELLNRNQGLIELLTREDKSGDWFEKIHGSNDLSNLPAGGVRIASRDGRQPLGGGEGPLAVATTVQNLLPNPGSVPLAEREIHKVISRVQPPEVATGDADVDRQIRHTLRARMPAVKNCYEQVLKLHGDLSGTIVLRLQFGAAGEVQSAVVTRDTMGNAEVAACVARVLQGIRTPAPLGRTAEVQAPYVFTAVR
- a CDS encoding glycosyltransferase family 39 protein — protein: MDHDSSFKNFNRTDWWLLGLFVLLKILIHLLTDTHGAYGYFRDELYYLDCARHLDWGYVDQPPLSILILAVTRALFGTSLLAIRLPVMLIGAATVVLTGLLAGEMGGGRFARCLACLAVLTAPIFLAMGSFFSMNAFDQFFWVSAGYVLVRLIKTENPRLWLWFGLIAGLGLENKTSIGFFGVSLVAAMAATPLRRHFRFWQFWAGGSIAALLLLPHLLWQIHHDWPTLEFMRNASLYKNMPTTLLSFFTGQLLMIGPLNTPVWLAGLLSLFLARDGRRYAVFGIVYLLLFVTFHLTNGKVYYLSPAYPLLLAPGAVWLEKALARRRWAQAAAVGLLAVGGMAVAPLAIPVLAPEPFLRYQDALGMRAPQQERAHSGALPQHLGDRLGWEEFVALVADAYARLEPADRAKCAVLVSNYGEAGAINQLGARYGLPRAISGYMNYYLWGPGDATGEVLLAYWPRKEDLVPLFDRVDEVARFHHPYVMARQNDRPLFLCRGLKIPLAEAWKLIKTYY
- a CDS encoding radical SAM protein, with translation MRILMVYPNRNRYLCPAPVGALLVTERLRHDGHDVRFLDLMHVRDPQVSLRAALAEHRPELIGFSIRNVDNQTMGDLDRPLDEAAELAALVKRESAAPLLLGGTAVTTFPAQIRAKLGADYAMAGDDADAVARFVASLANGSPDPEAPGLTARLDARTIQNPPSIRGYQKQRFTGYADLDLKTYRKRGYYDCGVVTHSGCPLGCSFCDAHRTFGREYVLRDPQTVIEELTELSRLRGARSVWLINSGINRPLAYGKEILARIAEARLKLVLSCIVEPGEFDAELARLLRRAGCTSAMIFGSTLSDPVLERNQPFYRAKDVVEIATHLRDAKVPYFLGQMYGAPGETIAGVRASLELAYRLKPAMIITGFGLRVQWDTPLREVAVREGVIAADDDCFVARFYTSPETPPAEAQACLKAFRRRHPWQMARFAAFIGQSIADQFFR